A stretch of the Luteimonas sp. JM171 genome encodes the following:
- a CDS encoding crotonase/enoyl-CoA hydratase family protein — protein sequence MHNVEQLRRAHALSTIRIESDPSSDAHWCFMHAQQAFADRTYRPCFSPQLLRELRLFARQAIDGINARTAQAGGDIAHIVLASDAHVFNLGGDLSLFTRLIRERDRDGLTRYAHECVDSIHLLHTRLHENAHTIALVEGDALGGGFELALACQTIVAESGVQMGFPEVLFGLFPGMGAYSLLTQRVSPKLAEEMMLNGTMYSSDELHRMGIVDVLVPKGEGVRAVHEAMRRNRRISAARLALHRVRDGAHPVSHAELTRITDIWVDTAMQLGEKQLRTMERLVRAQLRRPEEAEQATRDSSAAL from the coding sequence ATGCACAACGTCGAGCAGCTGCGCCGCGCCCACGCTCTGTCCACCATCCGGATCGAATCCGATCCCTCCAGCGATGCCCACTGGTGCTTCATGCATGCCCAGCAGGCATTCGCCGACCGCACCTACCGCCCTTGCTTCTCGCCCCAGCTGCTGCGCGAGCTGCGGCTGTTTGCGCGACAGGCGATCGATGGGATCAACGCGCGCACGGCCCAGGCCGGCGGCGACATCGCGCATATCGTCCTGGCCTCGGACGCGCACGTGTTCAACCTGGGCGGCGACCTGTCGCTGTTCACGCGGCTGATCCGCGAGCGCGACCGCGACGGGCTGACGCGCTACGCGCACGAATGCGTCGACAGCATCCACCTGCTCCACACCCGCCTGCATGAGAACGCGCACACGATCGCCCTGGTGGAGGGCGACGCCCTGGGCGGCGGCTTCGAACTGGCCCTGGCCTGCCAGACCATCGTTGCCGAAAGCGGCGTGCAGATGGGCTTTCCCGAAGTGCTGTTCGGCCTGTTCCCGGGCATGGGCGCGTATTCGCTGCTGACCCAGCGGGTGAGCCCGAAGCTGGCCGAGGAGATGATGCTCAACGGCACCATGTACAGCAGCGACGAGCTGCACCGGATGGGCATCGTGGACGTGCTGGTGCCCAAGGGCGAAGGCGTGCGCGCCGTGCATGAGGCCATGCGCCGGAACCGGCGGATATCGGCCGCCCGCCTGGCGCTGCACCGGGTGCGCGACGGCGCCCACCCCGTGTCGCATGCCGAGCTCACCCGGATCACCGACATCTGGGTGGACACCGCCATGCAGCTTGGCGAGAAACAGCTGCGCACCATGGAGCGCCTGGTGCGCGCCCAGCTCAGGCGGCCGGAGGAAGCGGAGCAGGCCACGCGGGACAGCAGCGCGGCGCTCTGA
- a CDS encoding ATP-binding protein encodes MKELFARIRERLGERPDSEHGQAMVRVVMLAIVVTYLKLVVEGRPGVEGPLRLSYLFLGLEFIVAFAILGWLWLRPGVSHPRRFLGMVADYSLMGTGMFLLGELLAPMYVIIMWVTVGNGLRFGTRYLYLAIGFAVVTFGLVMWGTPYWQENPWLSWGLLAGLVAVPLYLSSLLQALVQATEAAKAANDAKSRFLANMSHEFRTPLNGIVGMSQLLLATPLSGEQRESAQVIETSARSLQLLVDDVLDISAIEAGRFKRIDRDFRLGELVKSVHLMLLPSAQAKGLAFEVSIDREVPQSLHSDSNHLRQILLNLCSNAIKFTDRGHVRLQVGVAAGSAPSRPVLRFSVRDTGIGIPEQALAGIFDAFEQVDSGRGRRFGGTGLGTTISKALSELLGGRIGLESELGAGSTFWVELPFELAREQVEPEPGNVIPFGDPFVRHRARVRSLRILVADDQSANLMVLRRLLEKAGHRAHIVDHGEDVLDALESQSFDAVITDLHMPGVSGLEVIKQAAVMEAGRRRTPFIVLTADATDKARQECERVGAFAYLTKPIVVERLLENLAAIAEGEARPAAEAHATAPMPAAGHDMSVISQEILDELREMGLGEEFVRRFLGECARDARKCIADLEEAGSAARWDEFRDACHALKGTASNMGAVRLADNASNGMRLAFDQLAADWRGIIQSQRQQLEQALSALRERGDLPQAGDSDRR; translated from the coding sequence ATGAAGGAGCTGTTCGCGCGCATCAGGGAACGGCTGGGGGAGCGCCCCGACAGCGAGCACGGGCAGGCCATGGTGCGGGTGGTGATGCTGGCCATCGTGGTCACCTACCTGAAACTGGTGGTGGAGGGGCGCCCCGGGGTGGAGGGCCCGCTGCGGCTCTCCTACCTGTTCCTGGGGCTTGAGTTCATCGTCGCCTTCGCGATCCTGGGCTGGCTGTGGCTGCGCCCGGGGGTGTCACACCCGCGCCGGTTCCTGGGGATGGTGGCGGACTACAGCCTGATGGGCACCGGCATGTTCCTGCTCGGGGAGCTGCTGGCGCCCATGTACGTGATCATCATGTGGGTCACCGTGGGCAACGGCCTGCGCTTTGGCACCCGCTACCTGTACCTGGCCATCGGCTTCGCCGTGGTCACCTTCGGCCTGGTGATGTGGGGAACGCCGTACTGGCAGGAAAATCCCTGGCTGTCCTGGGGGCTGCTGGCCGGGCTGGTCGCGGTGCCCCTGTATCTCAGCTCGCTGCTGCAGGCGCTGGTGCAGGCCACCGAGGCGGCAAAGGCCGCCAACGATGCCAAGAGCCGTTTCCTGGCCAACATGAGCCATGAATTCCGCACCCCCCTCAACGGCATCGTCGGCATGTCGCAGCTGCTGCTGGCCACCCCGCTGAGCGGCGAGCAGCGCGAGAGCGCCCAGGTGATCGAGACCTCCGCGCGCTCGCTGCAGCTGCTGGTGGACGACGTGCTCGACATCTCGGCCATCGAGGCCGGCCGGTTCAAGCGCATCGACCGCGACTTCCGCCTGGGCGAGCTGGTCAAGAGCGTGCACCTGATGCTGCTGCCCAGCGCGCAGGCGAAGGGTCTGGCGTTCGAGGTGTCGATCGACCGCGAGGTGCCGCAGTCGCTGCACAGCGACAGCAACCACCTGCGCCAGATCCTGCTCAACCTGTGCTCCAACGCGATCAAGTTCACCGACCGCGGCCACGTGCGGCTGCAGGTCGGGGTGGCCGCCGGCAGCGCGCCGTCGCGGCCGGTGCTGCGGTTTTCGGTGCGCGACACCGGCATCGGCATCCCGGAGCAGGCGCTTGCCGGGATCTTCGACGCCTTCGAGCAGGTCGATTCGGGCAGGGGGCGTCGCTTCGGTGGCACCGGGCTGGGCACCACCATCTCCAAGGCGCTGAGCGAGCTGCTGGGCGGCAGGATCGGCCTGGAGAGCGAGCTTGGCGCCGGCTCCACCTTCTGGGTGGAGCTGCCGTTCGAACTCGCCCGCGAGCAGGTGGAGCCGGAGCCGGGCAACGTCATCCCGTTTGGTGATCCGTTCGTCCGCCACCGGGCGCGGGTGCGCTCGCTGCGGATCCTGGTGGCCGACGACCAGTCCGCGAACCTGATGGTCCTGCGGCGCCTGCTGGAGAAGGCCGGCCACCGCGCGCACATCGTCGACCACGGCGAGGATGTGCTGGATGCGCTGGAGTCACAGAGCTTCGATGCGGTCATCACCGACCTGCACATGCCCGGCGTCAGCGGGCTGGAGGTGATCAAGCAGGCCGCGGTCATGGAGGCGGGGCGCAGGCGCACGCCGTTCATCGTCCTCACCGCCGATGCCACGGACAAGGCGCGGCAGGAATGCGAGCGGGTGGGGGCCTTCGCCTACCTCACCAAGCCGATCGTGGTGGAGCGGTTGCTGGAGAACCTTGCCGCGATCGCCGAAGGGGAGGCGCGGCCAGCCGCGGAGGCCCACGCGACGGCGCCGATGCCGGCGGCGGGCCATGACATGAGCGTGATCTCCCAGGAGATCCTGGACGAGCTGCGCGAGATGGGGCTGGGCGAGGAATTCGTCCGCAGGTTCCTCGGCGAGTGCGCCCGCGATGCGCGCAAGTGCATTGCCGACCTCGAGGAAGCCGGCAGCGCTGCCCGCTGGGATGAGTTCCGCGATGCCTGCCATGCGCTCAAGGGCACGGCCAGCAACATGGGCGCGGTGCGCCTGGCCGACAATGCCTCCAACGGCATGCGCCTGGCGTTCGACCAGCTGGCCGCGGACTGGCGCGGCATCATCCAGAGCCAGCGCCAGCAGCTGGAGCAGGCCCTGTCCGCGCTGCGCGAGCGCGGGGACCTGCCCCAGGCCGGGGATTCCGACCGCCGCTGA
- a CDS encoding two-component system response regulator, giving the protein MGHWPGAPPWERNANVNIVIVDDQTSARTMLRHIIEDISPELQVLDFDDPQVALQWCQDNRPDLLLLDYRMPGIDGLEFARRFRRPLLHRDVPIVLVTVVGDEPVRQAALDAGVIDFLVKPIRPRELRARCRNLLQLRQHSESVKQRALSLEQRLLASMHEVEERERETLTRLARAIAYRDAGTSANLERVARVAGLIAEDLGLFEEEVRMIELAAPLHDIGKIAIPDALLMKPGPLSEEEAALMRKHPEIGYELLSGSENRFIQLSATIALHHQERYDGSGYPAGLRGNAIPMEARIVAVADVFDALISERPYKRAWTMDEAFDYFQAHRGSLFDPACVDALLRNRGRVEELAGRFGGSGGPRRHLQ; this is encoded by the coding sequence ATCGGTCATTGGCCGGGGGCACCCCCTTGGGAACGGAACGCCAATGTGAACATCGTCATCGTCGACGACCAGACTTCGGCGCGCACCATGCTGCGCCACATCATCGAGGACATCAGCCCCGAGCTGCAGGTCCTGGATTTCGATGATCCGCAGGTCGCGCTGCAGTGGTGCCAGGACAACCGTCCGGACCTGCTGCTGCTGGATTACCGCATGCCGGGCATCGACGGCCTGGAATTCGCCCGCCGGTTCCGGCGCCCGCTGCTGCACCGTGACGTGCCGATCGTGCTGGTGACCGTGGTGGGCGACGAGCCGGTGCGGCAGGCTGCGCTCGACGCCGGGGTCATCGATTTCCTGGTCAAGCCGATCCGTCCGCGCGAGCTCCGCGCCCGCTGCCGCAACCTGCTGCAGCTCCGCCAGCATTCCGAATCGGTCAAGCAGCGCGCCCTGTCGCTGGAGCAGCGGCTGCTGGCCAGCATGCACGAGGTGGAGGAGCGGGAGCGCGAGACCCTCACCCGCTTGGCGCGTGCCATCGCCTACCGCGACGCCGGGACCAGCGCCAACCTGGAGCGGGTGGCGCGGGTTGCAGGCCTGATTGCCGAAGATCTGGGCCTGTTCGAGGAGGAAGTGCGGATGATCGAGCTCGCCGCGCCCCTTCATGACATCGGCAAGATCGCCATCCCCGACGCCCTGCTGATGAAACCGGGCCCGCTGTCGGAGGAGGAGGCGGCGCTGATGCGCAAGCATCCCGAGATCGGCTACGAGCTGCTCAGCGGCAGCGAGAACCGTTTCATCCAGCTCAGCGCCACCATCGCGCTGCACCACCAGGAACGCTACGACGGCAGCGGCTATCCGGCCGGCCTGCGCGGCAACGCCATCCCGATGGAAGCACGCATCGTCGCGGTTGCCGACGTGTTCGACGCGCTGATCTCCGAGCGCCCGTACAAGCGCGCCTGGACGATGGACGAGGCCTTCGACTACTTCCAGGCCCATCGCGGCTCGCTGTTCGACCCCGCGTGCGTGGACGCGCTGCTGCGCAACCGTGGCCGGGTGGAGGAGCTGGCGGGGCGCTTCGGTGGCTCCGGCGGGCCCCGGCGGCACCTGCAGTGA
- the lysS gene encoding lysine--tRNA ligase, producing MTDTNPHAPAAGDDENRLIAERRAKLSDLRGQGGAFPNDFRRADLAGRLQAEFADADAWDGEALEADGRQVSVAGRMMAKRVMGKAAFAQIQDSSGRIQLFLQRDALGDAYQAFKGWDVGDIIGAEGTLMRTRTGELSVKVSSLRLLSKSLRPLPDKWHGLADVEQRYRQRYVDLIVSPESREVFLKRSRIISAMRAWLDARGFLEVETPMMHYIAGGATARPFVTHHNALDLDLYLRVAPELYLKRLVVGGFEKVYEINRNFRNEGVSTRHNPEFTMLELYEAYATYEDIMDLTEAMIRDLATQTLGTTALEWDDQAIDLGPRFRRWKMDEAVRELNPGISEADCRDRAALAAHCERLGVRIKPDWGWGKLLLELFEATVEEGLVQPTFITHYPVEVSPLARESDVEPGITDRFELFIGGKEMANGFSELNDPEEQAARFRAQVEAREGGDDEAMHYDADYIRALEVGLPPTGGLGVGIDRLVMLFTGSASIRDVLLFPYMRPEGGQGRD from the coding sequence ATGACTGACACCAACCCCCACGCCCCGGCAGCGGGCGACGACGAGAACAGGCTGATCGCCGAACGCCGGGCCAAGCTGTCCGACCTGCGCGGGCAGGGGGGTGCGTTCCCGAACGACTTCCGTCGCGCCGACCTGGCCGGCCGCCTGCAGGCGGAGTTCGCCGATGCGGACGCCTGGGACGGCGAAGCGCTCGAGGCCGATGGCCGCCAGGTCAGCGTGGCCGGCCGGATGATGGCCAAGCGGGTGATGGGCAAGGCCGCCTTTGCCCAGATCCAGGACTCCAGCGGCCGCATCCAGCTGTTCCTGCAGCGTGATGCGCTGGGCGATGCCTACCAGGCGTTCAAGGGCTGGGACGTGGGTGACATCATTGGCGCGGAGGGCACGCTGATGCGTACCCGCACCGGCGAGCTGTCGGTGAAGGTGTCCAGCTTGCGGCTGCTGTCCAAATCCCTCAGGCCGTTGCCCGACAAGTGGCACGGGCTGGCGGACGTCGAGCAGCGCTACCGCCAGCGCTACGTGGACCTGATCGTCAGCCCGGAATCGCGCGAGGTGTTCCTCAAGCGCTCGCGGATCATCTCCGCCATGCGCGCCTGGCTCGACGCCCGCGGGTTTCTGGAGGTGGAAACGCCGATGATGCATTACATCGCCGGCGGGGCCACGGCACGGCCCTTCGTCACCCACCACAATGCGCTGGACCTGGACCTCTACCTGCGGGTGGCGCCGGAGCTGTACCTCAAGCGGCTGGTGGTGGGTGGCTTCGAGAAGGTCTACGAGATCAACCGCAATTTCCGCAACGAGGGGGTGTCCACCCGGCACAACCCCGAGTTCACGATGCTTGAGCTGTACGAGGCCTACGCCACGTACGAGGACATCATGGACCTCACCGAGGCCATGATCCGCGACCTCGCCACCCAGACCCTGGGCACCACGGCCCTGGAGTGGGACGACCAGGCCATCGACCTTGGCCCCCGTTTCCGGCGCTGGAAGATGGACGAGGCCGTGCGCGAGCTCAACCCGGGCATCAGCGAGGCCGATTGCCGCGACCGGGCCGCGCTGGCGGCGCACTGCGAGCGCCTGGGCGTGCGCATCAAGCCGGACTGGGGCTGGGGCAAGCTGCTGCTCGAGCTGTTCGAGGCCACGGTGGAGGAGGGCCTCGTGCAGCCGACCTTCATCACCCACTACCCCGTGGAGGTCTCGCCGCTGGCGCGCGAATCGGACGTCGAGCCGGGCATCACCGACCGCTTCGAGCTGTTCATCGGCGGCAAGGAAATGGCCAACGGCTTTTCCGAGCTCAACGACCCTGAAGAGCAGGCCGCGCGCTTCCGCGCCCAGGTGGAGGCACGCGAAGGCGGAGACGACGAGGCCATGCATTACGACGCCGACTACATCCGCGCGCTGGAGGTGGGCCTGCCACCCACGGGCGGGCTCGGGGTGGGCATCGACCGGCTGGTGATGCTCTTCACCGGCTCGGCCTCGATCCGCGACGTGCTGCTGTTCCCCTACATGCGCCCGGAGGGCGGGCAGGGCAGGGACTGA
- the prfB gene encoding peptide chain release factor 2 (programmed frameshift), with translation MELNPVRQRIADLQGRLEALRGYLDYDSKRERLEEVERELENPDVWNDPERAQALGRERSMLDKTVNGIQNLREGLAGASELLDLAEAEDDDETADAVAADIEQHAKGVEELEFQRMFSGEMDDAAAFVDIQAGAGGTEAQDWAEMLLRMYLRWAEDRGWKTELLEVSGGDVAGIKSATFRVEGEYAYGWFKTETGVHRLVRKSPFDSDARRHTSFTSVFVAPEIDDSIEIDINPADLKTDVYRSSGAGGQHVNKTESAVRITHVPTGVVVACQTERSQHANRDRAMKMLAARLYELEIQKRSAEKQAVEATKSDIGWGSQIRNYVLDQSRIKDLRTGIERSDTQNVLDGDLDEFVAAALKAGLQVGARRTDAA, from the exons ATGGAACTCAATCCCGTCCGCCAGCGCATCGCCGACCTGCAGGGCCGGCTGGAAGCGCTGAGGGGGTATCTT GACTACGACTCCAAGCGCGAACGCCTGGAGGAAGTAGAGCGCGAGCTCGAGAATCCCGACGTCTGGAACGATCCGGAGCGCGCGCAGGCACTGGGCCGCGAGCGTTCCATGCTCGACAAGACGGTCAACGGCATCCAGAACCTGCGGGAGGGCCTGGCCGGCGCCTCCGAGCTGCTGGACCTGGCCGAGGCCGAGGACGACGATGAGACCGCGGACGCGGTTGCGGCGGACATCGAGCAGCATGCCAAAGGCGTGGAGGAGCTTGAGTTCCAGCGCATGTTCTCCGGCGAGATGGACGACGCCGCGGCGTTCGTGGACATCCAGGCCGGCGCCGGCGGCACCGAGGCCCAGGACTGGGCCGAGATGCTGCTGCGCATGTACCTGCGCTGGGCCGAGGACCGGGGCTGGAAGACGGAGCTGCTGGAAGTGAGCGGCGGCGATGTCGCCGGCATCAAGTCGGCCACGTTCCGCGTCGAGGGCGAGTACGCCTACGGCTGGTTCAAGACCGAGACCGGCGTGCACCGGCTGGTGCGCAAGAGCCCGTTCGACTCCGACGCGCGGCGACATACCAGCTTCACCTCGGTGTTCGTGGCGCCCGAGATCGACGACAGCATCGAGATCGACATCAACCCCGCCGACCTCAAGACCGACGTGTACCGCTCGTCGGGCGCCGGTGGCCAGCACGTCAACAAGACCGAGTCGGCGGTGCGCATCACCCACGTGCCGACCGGGGTGGTGGTGGCGTGCCAGACCGAGCGCAGCCAGCACGCCAACCGCGACCGCGCGATGAAGATGCTCGCCGCGCGGCTGTACGAGCTGGAGATCCAGAAGCGCAGCGCCGAGAAGCAGGCGGTGGAGGCGACCAAGTCCGACATCGGCTGGGGCAGCCAGATCCGCAACTACGTGCTAGACCAGTCGCGGATCAAGGACCTGCGCACCGGGATCGAGCGCAGCGACACCCAGAACGTGCTCGACGGCGACCTCGATGAGTTCGTCGCCGCCGCGCTCAAGGCCGGCCTGCAGGTCGGCGCCCGGCGCACCGACGCCGCCTGA
- a CDS encoding LytTR family DNA-binding domain-containing protein encodes METSAKTPWERYQPWRRWVEIGFWVSITLFNAVANSVTVLMDMRALDTGFAAWEPLAWEWSSSLAWLALVPLVVWTTRRFPFHWDTWHRQLPRHLLASVVVSLLHVLGMILLREIAYASQGQGYDFGPWASGFGYEYLKDVRTYAAMVTVIELYRLVLRRMQGEASMLGAPDEGPPVESVDRPERFLVRKLGREFLVAADDIEWLQASGNYVNLRVRGRDYPLRSTISGIQARLDPSRFVRVHRSWIVNLDQVESIEPLESGEARLRMRAGEVVPCSRRYREGLRALAQHS; translated from the coding sequence ATGGAGACCTCCGCCAAGACCCCGTGGGAGCGCTACCAGCCCTGGCGCCGCTGGGTGGAAATCGGGTTCTGGGTATCGATCACCCTGTTCAATGCGGTGGCCAACAGCGTCACCGTCCTGATGGACATGCGCGCGCTCGACACCGGCTTCGCCGCCTGGGAGCCGCTGGCGTGGGAGTGGTCGAGCAGCCTTGCATGGCTGGCGCTGGTGCCGCTGGTGGTCTGGACCACCCGCAGGTTCCCGTTCCACTGGGACACCTGGCATCGGCAGCTCCCCCGGCACCTGCTCGCAAGCGTCGTGGTTTCGCTGCTGCACGTGCTCGGCATGATCCTGCTGCGCGAGATCGCGTATGCCAGCCAGGGGCAAGGCTACGACTTTGGCCCCTGGGCCAGCGGCTTCGGCTATGAGTACCTCAAGGACGTGCGCACCTACGCGGCGATGGTGACCGTGATCGAGCTGTACCGCCTGGTCCTGCGCAGGATGCAGGGGGAGGCGAGCATGCTTGGCGCGCCGGACGAAGGCCCTCCGGTGGAGTCCGTGGACCGGCCGGAGCGTTTCCTGGTGCGCAAGCTCGGGCGTGAGTTCCTGGTGGCCGCGGACGACATCGAGTGGCTGCAGGCCTCGGGCAATTACGTGAACCTGCGGGTGCGCGGGCGCGATTACCCGTTGCGGAGCACCATTTCCGGCATCCAGGCCCGGCTCGACCCGTCGCGCTTCGTGCGCGTGCACCGCAGCTGGATCGTGAACCTGGACCAGGTGGAGTCGATCGAGCCGCTGGAAAGCGGCGAAGCACGGCTGCGCATGCGTGCCGGCGAGGTCGTTCCCTGCAGCCGCCGGTACCGGGAGGGCCTGCGGGCGCTGGCGCAGCATTCCTGA
- a CDS encoding acyltransferase family protein, with amino-acid sequence MDRQLHRRIYLDWLRIAAFALLVLYHVGMYYVSWDWHINRQPAVTALEPLMLLTSPWRLSLLFLVSGIATAFLVARTRRMSADTGASRFMRSRSLRLLLPLAAGMLLVVPPQSYFEVMEKLPGGYGDGYLAFWSRYLTADDGFCTADGECLLLPTWNHLWFVAYLWIYTLALWLFLRFAPGALPAAGRWLRRRLEGAGLLLWPLLFLALGRLTLLGPFGSTHALVDDWHNHAQYFPLFLLGYLMAMDEGIWARMQALRWPALAMALCSWALLAWYFAHYVDAPPNAVRALQRVAWALNQWTAIVAAIGFARRLAPGDGPLRRYLSDAVFPVYIVHQTITVAAAWHLRPLALGAGVEGALIVLLTFGVSLCAYECVRRVRWLRPLFGLKPSQAARAPAALHTPATRPR; translated from the coding sequence ATGGATCGCCAGCTGCACCGCCGCATCTACCTGGATTGGCTGCGCATCGCTGCTTTCGCCCTGCTGGTGCTCTACCACGTGGGCATGTACTACGTGAGCTGGGACTGGCACATCAACAGGCAGCCCGCAGTCACTGCGCTCGAGCCGCTGATGCTGCTGACCTCTCCATGGCGGCTGTCGCTGCTGTTCCTGGTGTCCGGGATCGCAACCGCCTTCCTGGTGGCGCGGACCCGGCGCATGTCGGCGGACACCGGCGCCAGCCGGTTCATGCGCAGCCGCTCCCTGCGCCTGCTCCTGCCGCTGGCGGCGGGAATGTTGCTGGTGGTACCGCCGCAGTCCTACTTCGAGGTCATGGAAAAACTCCCGGGCGGCTACGGGGACGGCTACCTGGCGTTCTGGAGCCGCTATCTCACCGCGGACGACGGCTTCTGCACCGCGGACGGCGAATGTCTGCTGCTGCCCACCTGGAACCACCTGTGGTTCGTGGCCTACCTCTGGATCTACACCCTCGCGCTGTGGCTTTTCCTCCGGTTCGCCCCGGGCGCCCTGCCCGCCGCCGGTCGATGGCTGCGCCGGAGGCTGGAGGGAGCCGGGCTGCTGCTGTGGCCGCTGCTGTTCCTCGCGCTGGGGCGGTTGACGTTGCTCGGTCCATTCGGTTCCACCCACGCGCTGGTCGACGATTGGCACAACCACGCCCAGTACTTCCCGCTGTTCCTGCTCGGCTACCTGATGGCGATGGACGAGGGCATCTGGGCGCGGATGCAGGCCTTGCGCTGGCCTGCGCTTGCCATGGCGCTGTGCTCGTGGGCGTTGCTGGCCTGGTATTTCGCCCATTACGTCGACGCCCCGCCCAACGCGGTGCGCGCGCTGCAGCGGGTGGCGTGGGCGCTGAACCAGTGGACCGCGATCGTCGCCGCGATCGGCTTCGCCCGCCGCCTCGCGCCGGGCGATGGCCCGCTGCGCCGCTACCTCAGCGACGCCGTGTTTCCGGTGTACATCGTCCACCAGACGATCACCGTGGCCGCGGCCTGGCATCTGCGTCCGCTGGCGCTTGGCGCCGGCGTGGAGGGCGCCCTGATCGTGCTGCTGACCTTCGGGGTCAGCCTGTGCGCCTACGAATGCGTGCGCCGCGTGCGCTGGTTGCGACCGCTGTTCGGGCTCAAGCCCAGCCAGGCCGCAAGGGCGCCGGCTGCTCTCCACACGCCGGCCACCCGGCCCCGGTAA
- a CDS encoding phosphatase PAP2 family protein, with protein MQQHSAPWFDALMRFISWIGEPWFYIPAVLVLAFGVRLRPGLGVMLAMLLVTFATEGFKQGFGLPRPSEVDARVLNEGERGHHLVADGGAEGFWGLPSEAAIVAKRTVGEPSFGFVSGHTSAATAFALALPLLFGMHKRWMWAVVVAWPLLMGLSRMALGRHFLADVLGGLVVGAACALAAGWLMRRMRAPRPAARRTWAAALAATGVAALAAWWLPWIDPGMAGQVAGTLLAIGALIHFGWPEEAAPMGQRAGRALLALGMGHAAIWLLQTAYTATGWPDRHAGAYFFAAAGIAAAVLVTVAIARGLGLYRPPVQAAAGADAGLRDR; from the coding sequence TTGCAACAGCACTCCGCGCCCTGGTTCGACGCGCTCATGCGCTTCATCAGCTGGATCGGCGAGCCGTGGTTCTACATTCCGGCGGTGCTGGTGCTCGCCTTCGGCGTGCGCCTGAGGCCCGGGCTGGGAGTGATGCTGGCGATGCTACTGGTGACCTTCGCCACCGAGGGCTTCAAGCAGGGTTTCGGCCTGCCGCGGCCAAGCGAGGTGGACGCGCGGGTGCTCAATGAAGGCGAACGCGGGCACCACCTGGTGGCCGATGGCGGCGCCGAGGGTTTCTGGGGACTGCCATCGGAAGCAGCCATCGTCGCCAAACGCACCGTGGGCGAGCCAAGCTTCGGTTTCGTGAGCGGCCACACCAGCGCTGCCACGGCGTTCGCGCTGGCCCTGCCGCTGCTATTCGGCATGCACAAACGGTGGATGTGGGCGGTGGTGGTGGCCTGGCCGCTGCTCATGGGCCTGTCGCGGATGGCCCTGGGGCGCCACTTCCTGGCCGACGTGCTGGGCGGGCTGGTGGTCGGCGCCGCGTGTGCGCTGGCGGCAGGTTGGCTGATGCGGCGGATGCGCGCTCCGCGCCCGGCGGCGCGCCGGACGTGGGCTGCCGCCCTGGCTGCCACCGGCGTGGCGGCACTGGCCGCGTGGTGGCTGCCGTGGATCGACCCCGGCATGGCTGGCCAGGTGGCCGGCACCCTCCTGGCCATCGGAGCGCTGATTCACTTCGGCTGGCCGGAGGAGGCCGCGCCCATGGGGCAACGTGCAGGCCGGGCATTGCTGGCCCTGGGAATGGGCCATGCCGCGATCTGGCTCCTGCAAACCGCGTACACCGCCACCGGCTGGCCCGATCGCCATGCCGGTGCGTACTTCTTCGCCGCCGCCGGAATCGCCGCGGCGGTGCTGGTAACGGTGGCCATCGCGCGCGGCCTCGGCCTGTACCGGCCGCCGGTCCAGGCGGCGGCCGGTGCGGACGCGGGACTCAGGGACCGCTGA